The Paraburkholderia sabiae genome includes a region encoding these proteins:
- a CDS encoding endo alpha-1,4 polygalactosaminidase: MTFAALIQGCGGSGSDGSTEASASATGTTATTTPATVSNAAQWKPVASDTWQWQLRGTINTSYAVAIYDIDLFDVDASAIAALKRAGHKVVCYFSAGSSEDWRPDYATFRAADMGNALSGWTGEKWLDVRSSNVRAVMSNRLDLAVSKGCDGVEPDNVDGYVNSTGFPLTAQDQIDFNTFIAQQAHVRNLAVALKNDVDQIAALEHSFDFAVNEQCHEKSECGDYFMFTSDNKPVLNAEYASQYHDPAAQAALCQASRNANLRTLVLAAGLDDSYRFSCD, translated from the coding sequence TTGACCTTTGCAGCTTTGATTCAGGGCTGCGGCGGTTCAGGTTCGGATGGCTCGACAGAGGCAAGCGCATCGGCGACGGGCACGACCGCAACAACCACGCCCGCGACGGTTTCCAATGCGGCTCAATGGAAGCCGGTCGCGTCGGACACATGGCAATGGCAGCTTCGTGGAACGATCAACACATCGTATGCTGTGGCCATCTACGACATCGATCTTTTCGATGTCGATGCGTCCGCCATCGCAGCGCTGAAGCGCGCGGGACATAAGGTAGTGTGCTATTTTTCCGCGGGCAGTTCGGAAGACTGGCGCCCCGATTACGCGACGTTTCGTGCAGCGGATATGGGTAACGCGCTGTCGGGATGGACGGGCGAAAAGTGGCTCGACGTGCGGTCTTCAAATGTCCGCGCGGTGATGTCCAACCGACTCGACCTCGCTGTTTCGAAGGGTTGCGACGGAGTGGAACCTGACAACGTCGACGGGTACGTGAATTCGACGGGTTTTCCGTTGACTGCACAAGACCAGATCGACTTCAACACATTCATCGCGCAACAGGCGCATGTCAGAAACCTGGCCGTCGCGCTCAAGAACGACGTCGACCAGATCGCCGCGCTTGAGCATTCATTCGATTTCGCAGTCAACGAACAGTGTCACGAGAAAAGCGAGTGCGGTGACTATTTCATGTTCACGTCCGATAACAAGCCGGTACTGAATGCCGAGTATGCGAGTCAATATCACGACCCCGCGGCACAAGCTGCTTTGTGTCAGGCGTCGCGCAACGCAAACCTCCGCACGTTAGTGCTCGCAGCCGGACTCGACGACAGCTATCGATTCTCTTGCGACTGA
- the pdxR gene encoding MocR-like pyridoxine biosynthesis transcription factor PdxR, which translates to MNSDLQIQLDRTAKLSLAEQIRESISRAIETGVLASGTRLPSWQDLAAQLGVARGTVQAAYERLSDAQMIETFGAGGTRVAPRLRVVATQPKAPRLGAFMRAYEEMNAGPAIFQLGIPAFEGLPENLFSRARSSNLLKTGSLSSLLYPDPRGEFELRREIAGNLSIARNFHCHPEQVFVTAGYSSGLGLALRVLGLDGKKVWMEEPGFMVTRKGLELARLNIVPIPVDADGIDVDYGIEKAPDAALAVLTPGQQAPLGSTLSLRRRLQLLEWAASNDAWIIEDDYLGELQLEGRPAPAMASLGEGKRVIHIGSFSKTVSPALRLGFVVAPTELANAFAEVAATLAPAPSPVIQLATAQFMRDGHFIRRVRRLKRIYSAQRDALCEQLRMRDAEWVNAGLAVLLRLPDAAPDVRIVREAMTVGIAPSPLSVWFANPSWTLSGLLLGVATAPEQHLATSCQRLFEIIDRYR; encoded by the coding sequence ATGAACTCGGACCTGCAGATTCAGCTCGACCGGACAGCGAAGCTTTCCCTGGCGGAGCAGATTCGCGAGAGCATCAGTCGGGCCATAGAGACAGGCGTGCTCGCTTCCGGCACCCGGTTGCCCTCGTGGCAGGACCTGGCCGCGCAACTCGGCGTGGCGCGCGGAACGGTTCAAGCGGCATATGAACGGTTGTCCGACGCACAGATGATCGAAACATTCGGCGCAGGGGGCACGCGTGTGGCCCCGCGGCTCCGCGTGGTGGCGACGCAACCCAAAGCGCCGCGGCTCGGAGCGTTCATGCGGGCGTATGAGGAGATGAACGCCGGGCCGGCGATCTTTCAGCTGGGCATTCCGGCGTTCGAAGGGCTACCGGAGAATCTCTTTTCACGGGCGCGCTCTTCCAATCTGCTGAAAACGGGAAGTTTATCGTCGCTGCTCTATCCCGATCCAAGGGGTGAGTTCGAATTGCGCCGAGAGATCGCGGGCAATCTCTCCATCGCCAGAAATTTCCACTGCCATCCTGAGCAGGTGTTCGTCACTGCGGGATACAGTTCCGGCTTGGGCCTGGCATTGCGAGTGTTAGGTCTGGACGGCAAGAAGGTCTGGATGGAAGAGCCCGGTTTCATGGTCACGCGGAAAGGACTGGAGCTCGCTCGTTTGAACATCGTGCCGATACCGGTGGATGCGGACGGTATCGATGTCGACTACGGTATCGAGAAGGCCCCGGACGCTGCGTTAGCTGTCCTGACGCCGGGTCAACAGGCGCCGCTGGGCTCGACTCTGTCGTTGAGGCGACGTCTTCAACTGCTCGAGTGGGCAGCTTCGAACGATGCCTGGATCATCGAAGACGATTACCTCGGCGAGCTACAACTGGAAGGCAGGCCGGCACCTGCCATGGCGTCGTTGGGTGAGGGCAAACGGGTCATCCACATTGGTTCTTTCAGCAAGACTGTTAGTCCGGCGCTGCGGCTTGGATTCGTCGTGGCGCCAACCGAACTGGCCAACGCATTCGCCGAGGTCGCCGCAACGCTTGCTCCCGCGCCATCGCCCGTCATTCAACTCGCCACGGCTCAATTCATGCGTGACGGCCATTTCATCCGGCGCGTGCGTCGGCTCAAGCGTATATATTCCGCCCAGCGTGACGCGCTCTGCGAGCAGTTGCGAATGCGCGACGCGGAGTGGGTGAACGCTGGCCTCGCTGTACTTCTCCGACTTCCCGACGCTGCACCCGACGTGCGGATCGTTCGTGAAGCGATGACCGTCGGCATAGCGCCATCGCCGTTGTCGGTGTGGTTCGCGAATCCGTCCTGGACTTTGAGTGGTCTTTTGCTCGGGGTTGCTACGGCGCCTGAACAGCACCTCGCCACATCGTGTCAGCGATTGTTCGAGATCATTGATCGGTATCGGTGA
- a CDS encoding FMN-dependent NADH-azoreductase, with amino-acid sequence MNILHIDCSPRRESHSRQLSAAIVAKLLTILPDAHIHRRDLGYEPIPHAGADYADALSTPASLAAAGRSADAVLLAEQLIEEVERSDVIVIGTPMNNFTVPSVLKAWIDQILRVGRTMQSTPSGKVGMLRDRPVFVGIASGGVFTGDRANQPDFLTPYLRAALGCIGLDTIHYLPLQGTAFIDDARAAELRRSLIAMIEPAMIKTTTLKKDPIPTS; translated from the coding sequence ATGAATATCCTGCATATCGATTGCAGCCCGCGACGCGAGTCGCATAGTCGACAGCTGTCGGCCGCGATCGTCGCGAAGCTTCTCACAATCCTCCCCGACGCGCATATTCATCGCCGGGACTTGGGATATGAACCGATACCTCATGCCGGAGCCGACTATGCCGACGCGCTGTCGACGCCCGCGTCGCTCGCCGCGGCTGGGCGGTCTGCCGACGCGGTGCTTCTGGCCGAGCAACTCATAGAAGAGGTCGAGCGCTCCGATGTCATCGTCATCGGAACGCCGATGAACAACTTCACGGTCCCGTCCGTGCTGAAGGCATGGATCGATCAGATCCTCCGTGTCGGCCGCACGATGCAGTCGACACCGAGCGGCAAGGTCGGCATGCTTCGGGACCGTCCTGTGTTCGTCGGGATCGCTTCGGGTGGTGTGTTCACGGGCGATCGAGCCAATCAGCCCGATTTTCTGACGCCCTATCTTCGCGCTGCACTCGGCTGCATCGGTCTCGATACGATCCATTATCTGCCGTTGCAGGGCACAGCCTTCATCGATGATGCTCGTGCAGCCGAACTTCGTCGCTCGCTCATCGCGATGATCGAACCGGCGATGATAAAGACTACTACCTTAAAGAAGGATCCGATACCAACCAGTTGA
- a CDS encoding DUF3331 domain-containing protein, with protein MQNERSPLHISIVEKLSSTTISIRWSDPCLGHYANQLWGIGLARADAVCVLSGKPIRRGDSVFRPRVYRSQVPVNRHRMILASAVSGFLPRPSR; from the coding sequence ATGCAAAACGAACGTTCGCCCTTGCACATCTCGATCGTGGAAAAGCTGTCGTCGACGACGATCAGCATCCGCTGGAGCGATCCCTGTCTGGGTCATTACGCGAATCAGCTATGGGGCATCGGTCTCGCGCGCGCGGATGCTGTCTGCGTGCTGTCCGGCAAGCCGATACGTCGCGGGGATTCGGTATTTCGTCCGCGCGTCTATCGATCGCAAGTGCCCGTCAATCGTCATCGGATGATTCTCGCTTCCGCAGTGTCGGGCTTTCTCCCGCGACCATCACGTTAA
- a CDS encoding SDR family NAD(P)-dependent oxidoreductase, with amino-acid sequence MSTSRKVVAVTGASRGIGAAIVRAFRELDYAVVATSRLIEPSDDANVLTVPGDIGDPAIAQRVIAEGIARFGRIDTLVNNAGIYIGKPFTEHTSEDFAAVMNVNMSGFFYITQLAIAEMEKHSSGHVVSVTASIADTAYSGVYSVLAALTKGGLNAATKSLAIEYARKGIRVNAVAPGIIRSPMHAPETHDALGAFNPLGRIGEMSDIADAILFLDSAPFITGEILHVDGGQSAGR; translated from the coding sequence ATGAGCACGTCACGAAAGGTTGTCGCCGTTACGGGCGCGTCGCGCGGTATCGGTGCAGCGATCGTTCGCGCATTTCGCGAGCTCGACTATGCCGTCGTCGCAACATCACGTTTGATCGAACCATCGGACGACGCGAACGTGCTGACGGTACCGGGCGATATCGGCGATCCCGCTATTGCGCAGCGCGTCATCGCCGAAGGCATCGCGCGATTCGGCCGGATCGACACGCTGGTGAACAACGCGGGCATTTACATCGGAAAGCCGTTCACCGAACACACGTCCGAAGACTTCGCTGCCGTGATGAACGTGAATATGAGCGGCTTCTTTTACATCACGCAACTCGCCATCGCCGAAATGGAAAAGCATTCGAGCGGCCACGTGGTCAGCGTGACCGCCAGCATCGCCGACACAGCTTACAGCGGCGTATATTCGGTACTGGCGGCGTTGACCAAGGGCGGTCTGAACGCCGCTACAAAATCGCTCGCCATCGAGTACGCGCGAAAGGGCATTCGCGTGAATGCTGTTGCGCCCGGAATCATCAGATCACCGATGCACGCCCCGGAGACTCATGACGCACTCGGTGCATTTAATCCGCTGGGACGCATCGGCGAGATGAGCGATATCGCGGACGCGATTCTCTTTCTGGATTCCGCGCCGTTCATCACGGGAGAAATCCTGCACGTCGACGGCGGGCAAAGTGCCGGCCGCTGA
- a CDS encoding AraC family transcriptional regulator, whose protein sequence is MSQVDWLSHLLQMITVTGRLEVRCTYGAPWRVAWAESAANEIPYHVVLKGRAIVESPETGTARELVGGDIVLMPQGSAHILHDGSGRAPKPTHERESSAGLTLSENDGKGEHLDMLCGRFFIEPPHDRLIRHYLPTNLVVRTMEGDGEAGIRSASNRLASFVGLMRDESTGDRMGGYAILNALSSALFTLVLREASESERAPAGLLALAGHPRLAPAISAMFSEPARSWSLPDLAGLCSMSRATFMRHFQDTLGRSAIDLLTDIRMSLAANELKKSTVSTEAVAELVGYQSVSSFRRLFFDRIGMTPGEWRRMARNGQ, encoded by the coding sequence ATGTCACAAGTCGACTGGCTGAGTCACCTGCTGCAAATGATCACCGTCACTGGCCGGCTGGAGGTCCGTTGCACCTACGGCGCGCCATGGCGTGTGGCGTGGGCGGAGTCGGCAGCGAACGAGATTCCCTACCACGTCGTGCTGAAGGGACGGGCGATCGTCGAGAGTCCGGAGACAGGGACGGCGAGAGAACTGGTGGGCGGCGACATCGTGCTGATGCCACAGGGATCGGCGCACATTCTGCACGACGGCAGCGGACGCGCCCCTAAACCCACTCACGAACGCGAGAGTTCTGCTGGATTGACGCTCAGCGAGAACGATGGAAAGGGCGAACATCTGGACATGTTGTGCGGGCGATTTTTCATCGAGCCGCCTCATGACCGGCTGATTCGTCATTACCTCCCCACGAATCTGGTCGTACGAACGATGGAGGGCGATGGTGAGGCCGGCATAAGGTCCGCTTCGAATCGACTCGCCAGTTTTGTGGGGCTGATGCGCGACGAGTCCACGGGCGACAGGATGGGCGGATACGCGATCCTCAACGCGCTCAGTTCGGCGCTGTTCACCCTCGTGCTGCGCGAGGCGAGCGAATCCGAACGGGCCCCGGCTGGCTTGCTGGCGCTCGCCGGACATCCACGCCTCGCTCCCGCCATTTCAGCCATGTTTTCCGAGCCGGCCCGGTCCTGGAGTCTGCCCGATCTGGCCGGCTTGTGCAGCATGTCGCGCGCCACTTTCATGCGGCACTTCCAGGACACGCTCGGGCGCTCGGCCATCGACCTGCTGACCGATATCCGCATGAGCCTCGCTGCAAACGAGCTGAAGAAGTCGACGGTGAGCACCGAGGCGGTCGCCGAATTGGTCGGCTACCAGTCCGTGTCGTCATTCCGACGCCTGTTTTTCGACCGGATCGGCATGACGCCCGGTGAATGGCGCCGTATGGCGCGCAACGGCCAGTGA
- a CDS encoding nitroreductase family protein, whose amino-acid sequence MNNGTTMTNAVIECILSRSAAKYYDPAATLSDDQIRELVRIGTSAPTSFHLQNWRFIAVRTPEAKARLSPIAWNQPAVTDAAVTFIVCGQLVDTSVIPERLDPLVKAGVMPAAMVAEWENPARDLYMAYPQRRRDEAVRTATFGAAAMIYAARSLGLGSTPMIGFDADAVHREFGLAADEVPVLLLSIGAERAGNWAQKPRRPVTDVLALV is encoded by the coding sequence ATGAACAATGGAACGACCATGACCAATGCAGTCATCGAATGTATCCTGAGCCGCAGCGCCGCCAAGTATTACGATCCCGCCGCGACCCTGAGCGACGATCAGATCCGCGAGCTGGTGCGGATCGGCACCAGCGCGCCCACGTCCTTCCACTTGCAGAACTGGCGCTTCATCGCCGTTCGCACGCCTGAAGCAAAGGCACGGCTGAGCCCGATCGCCTGGAACCAGCCCGCAGTCACCGATGCGGCAGTTACCTTCATCGTATGCGGCCAGCTGGTCGATACGAGCGTCATTCCGGAACGCCTGGATCCGCTGGTGAAAGCGGGCGTCATGCCGGCCGCGATGGTGGCGGAATGGGAAAACCCCGCACGCGATCTGTACATGGCATATCCGCAGCGCCGTCGCGACGAGGCTGTCCGCACCGCTACCTTCGGCGCAGCCGCGATGATCTATGCAGCCCGCTCGCTCGGCCTGGGTTCGACGCCGATGATCGGTTTCGATGCCGACGCGGTGCACCGCGAGTTCGGCCTGGCCGCCGACGAAGTGCCCGTGCTGCTGCTGTCCATCGGAGCGGAGCGAGCAGGAAACTGGGCGCAGAAGCCGCGCCGTCCCGTGACTGATGTGTTGGCGCTCGTATAA
- a CDS encoding carboxymuconolactone decarboxylase family protein — MTRTTILKQDQVPNDSKPTLDAFTKNIGFTPNMMAAFAQSPIAFNAWANLLGSLSKALDVKTRDSIGLVVSEVNGCNYCLTVHSFTAEHMAKLPADEIVLARKGRATDSKRDAAVQFARKVIETRGQVSDADLNAVREAGYTDANVMEIVALVAMYSLTNFFNNVFDPEKDFPAVAPAGSI; from the coding sequence ATGACTAGGACTACTATCTTAAAGCAGGACCAGGTACCGAACGATTCGAAGCCGACGCTCGATGCGTTCACCAAAAATATCGGATTCACGCCGAACATGATGGCCGCATTCGCGCAGAGCCCGATTGCGTTCAACGCATGGGCAAACCTGCTCGGCTCGCTGAGCAAGGCTCTCGACGTGAAGACGCGCGACAGCATCGGCCTGGTCGTTTCCGAAGTGAACGGTTGCAACTACTGCCTGACGGTTCACAGCTTTACGGCTGAGCACATGGCGAAGTTGCCGGCCGATGAAATCGTTCTCGCCCGGAAGGGCCGCGCGACCGATTCGAAGCGCGACGCAGCCGTCCAGTTCGCGCGCAAAGTCATCGAAACACGCGGTCAGGTCAGTGACGCCGATCTGAACGCCGTTCGCGAAGCGGGCTACACGGATGCCAACGTGATGGAGATCGTCGCGTTGGTGGCCATGTATTCCCTGACGAACTTCTTCAACAACGTGTTCGATCCCGAGAAGGACTTTCCGGCTGTTGCGCCGGCCGGATCGATCTGA
- a CDS encoding glutathione S-transferase N-terminal domain-containing protein, whose amino-acid sequence MTLDHPVFTRWPAQYPDRLQLFSLPTPNGVKVGIMLEETGLAYEAHRIDILANENHDPAFLALNPNGKIPAIFDPDGPGGRPLALFESGAILLYLADKTGRLLSAEPNTRYETIQWLMWQMGGVGPMFGQVGFFNKFAGKAYEDKRPLDRYVSESARLLGVLDERLAGRDWVMGADYSIADISLLGWVRNLIGFYEARELVGFDRFANVQRWFDRGLARPAVQRGLAVTAA is encoded by the coding sequence ATGACACTCGATCATCCAGTCTTCACGCGCTGGCCGGCGCAGTATCCCGATCGGCTCCAGCTCTTTTCCTTGCCGACGCCCAATGGCGTGAAGGTCGGCATCATGCTTGAGGAGACGGGCCTGGCGTACGAGGCGCACCGTATCGACATCCTGGCGAACGAGAACCACGACCCAGCGTTTCTCGCGCTCAACCCCAATGGCAAGATTCCAGCGATCTTCGATCCCGACGGTCCGGGCGGACGGCCGCTTGCGTTGTTCGAATCGGGAGCGATCCTGCTCTATCTCGCGGACAAGACGGGGCGGCTGCTTTCCGCCGAACCCAACACGCGATACGAAACGATCCAGTGGCTGATGTGGCAGATGGGCGGTGTCGGGCCGATGTTCGGTCAGGTTGGCTTCTTCAACAAGTTCGCCGGCAAAGCTTATGAAGACAAGCGTCCGCTCGACCGCTACGTAAGCGAATCGGCGCGGCTGCTCGGTGTGCTCGACGAACGGCTCGCGGGCCGCGACTGGGTGATGGGCGCCGACTACAGCATCGCCGATATCTCACTGCTCGGCTGGGTGCGCAACCTGATCGGCTTTTACGAAGCGCGCGAACTCGTCGGCTTCGACCGCTTCGCGAACGTCCAGCGCTGGTTCGACCGTGGTCTCGCACGTCCGGCGGTGCAGCGCGGATTGGCAGTGACGGCGGCCTGA
- a CDS encoding cupin domain-containing protein, with translation MKIRTIIAASYVALAIVTTGSASAHEGEGQTVTKNFDAVIPNIPGKSLIAVEVDYAPGAASPPHAHAKSAFIYAYVVKGAIESKVNDGETRIYRAGESWSEPPGAIHSISRNASKTESAKLIAVFVVDSDDKALTTPIK, from the coding sequence ATGAAGATCCGAACCATCATCGCTGCCAGTTACGTGGCACTCGCCATCGTGACGACCGGCTCCGCTTCAGCCCACGAAGGCGAAGGGCAAACTGTCACGAAGAACTTCGATGCGGTCATTCCCAATATCCCCGGCAAGTCGCTGATTGCGGTGGAAGTCGATTACGCGCCGGGTGCGGCCTCTCCACCCCATGCCCATGCGAAGTCGGCCTTCATTTACGCGTATGTGGTCAAGGGTGCGATCGAGTCGAAGGTGAATGACGGTGAGACGCGCATCTATCGGGCAGGCGAGAGTTGGTCCGAACCGCCGGGCGCTATCCATTCGATCAGCCGCAACGCAAGCAAGACCGAATCGGCGAAGCTGATTGCGGTGTTCGTCGTCGATAGCGATGACAAAGCGTTGACCACGCCGATCAAATAG
- a CDS encoding DUF3788 domain-containing protein: protein MTQSVEIGDRIADKSSQPDERIVRDWMGPEAFEHWVELRSWIDASYPGVFEPDWLYGGKKRGWSLRYKKTKAFCTLLPAYRLFSVLVVLGRVEREKFEARRYSWSPQLVKLYDEAHAYPDGKWLTVPILSEDDRLEVKELMSMKRPALSGG from the coding sequence ATGACACAGTCCGTCGAGATCGGCGACAGAATCGCCGACAAATCTTCTCAACCTGATGAGCGCATCGTCCGCGACTGGATGGGGCCGGAGGCGTTTGAACATTGGGTCGAATTGCGCAGCTGGATCGACGCATCCTACCCCGGTGTTTTCGAGCCAGATTGGCTATATGGCGGCAAGAAACGCGGCTGGTCGCTGCGCTACAAGAAGACCAAGGCCTTCTGCACGCTGCTGCCGGCATACAGGCTGTTTTCGGTTCTGGTGGTCTTGGGGCGAGTCGAGCGAGAGAAGTTCGAGGCGCGGCGCTATTCCTGGAGTCCGCAGTTGGTCAAGCTCTACGATGAAGCGCACGCATATCCTGATGGGAAATGGCTGACTGTGCCGATCTTGTCTGAGGATGATCGGCTTGAGGTGAAGGAGTTGATGAGCATGAAGCGCCCTGCGCTTTCAGGCGGTTGA